The following are encoded in a window of Xanthocytophaga agilis genomic DNA:
- the mutY gene encoding A/G-specific adenine glycosylase: MINQDTFASRLIEWYEYHKRDLPWRHTNDPYHIWLSEIILQQTRVKQGLPYYQNFVKAFPTIFDLAAAPEQEVLRLWQGLGYYSRARNMQETAKAIVNQQNGSFPNSYIALVKLKGIGPYTAAAIASFAFKESVAVLDGNVFRVLARLYGLETDIATSKAKTLFSTLANQLISSDSPDLYNQAIMEFGAIQCTHSSPDCLLCPFQQECEAFLTGRQNILPIKSKKTVIKNRFFHYIVFHVQNRIAMRLRGSKDIWQGLYDFWLSENDSILDTDELVKQLDLDLSDTIYTIKAPEKAYTHLLSHQRIEARFWHIQLEEVPQSQEGLTFYTLEEVEQLPKPILINKYLSEHFF, translated from the coding sequence TTGATTAACCAAGACACATTTGCTTCGCGCCTTATTGAATGGTATGAATACCACAAACGAGACCTTCCTTGGCGTCACACAAACGACCCATATCACATATGGTTGTCAGAAATCATTCTGCAGCAAACCCGAGTGAAACAGGGGCTGCCTTATTATCAGAATTTTGTAAAAGCTTTTCCAACTATATTCGATTTAGCAGCGGCACCAGAACAGGAAGTATTACGACTATGGCAGGGTCTGGGTTATTACTCTCGGGCAAGAAATATGCAGGAAACTGCTAAAGCCATTGTAAATCAACAGAATGGGTCATTCCCTAATTCATATATCGCTTTAGTAAAACTAAAAGGGATTGGTCCCTACACAGCAGCAGCCATCGCTTCTTTTGCTTTCAAAGAATCCGTAGCGGTATTAGATGGTAATGTGTTCAGGGTGCTGGCTCGATTATATGGTCTGGAAACAGATATCGCTACCAGCAAAGCTAAAACCCTATTTTCAACACTGGCCAACCAACTTATTTCTTCAGATAGCCCGGATTTGTATAATCAGGCTATCATGGAGTTTGGAGCTATTCAGTGTACACATTCTTCTCCGGATTGTTTACTATGTCCTTTTCAACAGGAATGTGAAGCATTTCTCACAGGACGTCAAAACATCCTTCCTATAAAAAGTAAAAAAACCGTTATAAAAAATCGTTTCTTTCATTACATAGTTTTTCATGTTCAGAACCGCATTGCAATGCGCCTGAGAGGGAGTAAAGACATTTGGCAGGGATTGTACGATTTTTGGTTGAGTGAAAACGACAGTATTCTAGACACAGATGAATTGGTAAAACAACTTGATCTGGATTTATCTGATACCATCTATACCATCAAAGCACCTGAAAAAGCATACACACATTTATTAAGCCATCAACGTATTGAAGCCCGATTCTGGCATATACAATTAGAGGAAGTACCACAATCACAAGAAGGTCTGACATTCTATACACTTGAAGAAGTAGAACAACTTCCTAAACCTATTTTAATAAATAAGTATTTGAGTGAACATTTTTTTTAG
- a CDS encoding single-stranded DNA-binding protein: MASYNKITLIGNVGRDPEIRQLSPDRKVVNFSIAVNDAYTDRNGVRHEKTEWFRIEFWNQKADVVEKYVRKGTQIFVEGKLSVRTYQDKDGKDRYSLDVLGTDFTLLGSREGGDQGGSGYSSGGNSSGSGNTYTPQATTKEIDPPLPPAGDGDDDLPF; encoded by the coding sequence ATGGCGAGTTACAACAAAATCACATTAATCGGCAATGTAGGTCGTGACCCTGAAATCCGTCAGCTAAGTCCCGATCGTAAAGTAGTTAACTTTTCTATTGCTGTTAATGATGCATACACAGATCGGAATGGTGTAAGACATGAGAAAACAGAGTGGTTTAGAATCGAGTTCTGGAATCAAAAAGCAGATGTCGTTGAAAAGTATGTACGCAAAGGCACTCAGATATTTGTAGAAGGAAAACTTAGTGTACGCACCTATCAAGATAAAGATGGCAAAGATCGTTATTCTTTAGATGTATTAGGTACTGATTTTACGCTGCTAGGCTCCCGTGAAGGAGGTGACCAGGGAGGTTCTGGATATTCTTCCGGTGGTAATTCATCTGGTTCTGGAAATACGTATACGCCACAGGCAACAACAAAAGAAATAGATCCTCCCCTACCTCCAGCAGGTGATGGCGATGATGATTTGCCCTTCTAA